In Juglans regia cultivar Chandler chromosome 5, Walnut 2.0, whole genome shotgun sequence, the following are encoded in one genomic region:
- the LOC108996229 gene encoding ankyrin repeat-containing protein ITN1-like isoform X1 — MDLQSLYTHFIRSCCRSIPFEHIQNHGEEKNIGSVRADLWRQLASSLLNLLGFKRLYEMKLVRVQFQLLLYRMCKAIPTLNSTTSRIYLDITRIIESAIRRGNFEFVYHMVKENSDIFWMCDRDERTIFNWAVLHRQHRIFSLIYSLKQKNVELNLVDKSRNTILHMAGMLTENTPIDHIRGAALQMQREVQWFQEVERICRLSHKEILNEDNLTARQLFTKDHKEMRKDGERWMKDTATSCAVVGALIITIMFAAGFTIPGGNNQDTGLPILMHDKLFKLFLVTDSLSLFSSSTSVLIFLGILTSRYAEEDFLKSLPRKMIIGLFALFFSIATMMIAFSAALLLMLRGKYWTVAPIIGLAGVPIILFVFMQFRLLVDVFHSTYGLGIFNRKMEPWL; from the exons ATGGATCTACAATCACT GTATACACATTTCATTAGATCGTGCTGCCGATCAATTCCGTTTGAACACATTCAAAATCAtggtgaagaaaaaaatatcggATCAG TGCGAGCTGATCTATGGCGCCAACTAGCTTCAAGTCTCTTGAACCTCTTGG GATTCAAGCGcttatatgaaatgaagttgGTACGAGTTCAATTCCAACTACTTCTGTATCGTATGTGTAAAGCGATACCAACTTTAAATTCAACTACAAGCCGAATATATCTAGATATTACAAGGATTATTGAGTCAGCTATCAGAAGAGGGAACTTTGAATTTGTTTATCATATGGTCAAAGAAAATTCAGACATTTTCTGGATGTGTGATCGTGATGAAAGGACCATATTCAATTGGGCCGTCCTACATCGTCAACATAGGATCTTTAGCCTTATATACAgcttaaaacaaaagaatgttgAACTAAATTTGGTAGACAAGTCCAGAAATACCATATTGCATATGGCAGGGATGTTAACAGAAAATACTCCTATCGATCACATAAGAGGAGCAGCTTTGCAAATGCAAAGAGAAGTTCAATGGTTTCAG GAGGTGGAACGCATTTGCCGTCTCTCTCATAAGGAAATTTTAAATGAAGACAATTTGACTGCCAGACAATTGTTTACGAAAGAccacaaagaaatgagaaaagatgGAGAGCGATGGATGAAAGACACGGCAACTTCTTGTGCTGTGGTTGGTGCTCTCATCATTACCATTATGTTCGCGGCAGGATTTACCATTCCTGGCGGTAACAACCAAGATACAGGTTTGCCAATCCTCATGCATGACAAactatttaaactttttttagtAACTGATTCTCTGTCGCtattttcttcatcaacttcagtattgatttttttaggaaTCCTTACGTCACGTTATGCAGAAGAAGACTTTCTTAAATCTTTGCCCAGAAAGATGATTATAGGCCTTTTCgctctcttcttctctattgCAACCATGATGATAGCTTTTTCTGCTGCTCTTTTACTTATGCTACGTGGAAAATATTGGACCGTCGCTCCTATCATTGGTTTGGCTGGTGTTCCCATTATTCTATTTGTATTCATGCAATTTCGCCTTCTCGTTGACGTGTTTCATTCAACCTATGGACTGGGCatctttaatagaaaaatggAGCCTTGGCTTTAA
- the LOC108996229 gene encoding ankyrin repeat-containing protein ITN1-like isoform X2, which translates to MDLQSLYTHFIRSCCRSIPFEHIQNHGEEKNIGSVRADLWRQLASSLLNLLGFKRLYEMKLVRVQFQLLLYRMCKAIPTLNSTTSRIYLDITRIIESAIRRGNFEFVYHMVKENSDIFWMCDRDERTIFNWAVLHRQHRIFSLIYSLKQKNVELNLVDKSRNTILHMAGMLTENTPIDHIRGAALQMQREVQWFQEVERICRLSHKEILNEDNLTARQLFTKDHKEMRKDGERWMKDTATSCAVVGALIITIMFAAGFTIPGGNNQDTGILTSRYAEEDFLKSLPRKMIIGLFALFFSIATMMIAFSAALLLMLRGKYWTVAPIIGLAGVPIILFVFMQFRLLVDVFHSTYGLGIFNRKMEPWL; encoded by the exons ATGGATCTACAATCACT GTATACACATTTCATTAGATCGTGCTGCCGATCAATTCCGTTTGAACACATTCAAAATCAtggtgaagaaaaaaatatcggATCAG TGCGAGCTGATCTATGGCGCCAACTAGCTTCAAGTCTCTTGAACCTCTTGG GATTCAAGCGcttatatgaaatgaagttgGTACGAGTTCAATTCCAACTACTTCTGTATCGTATGTGTAAAGCGATACCAACTTTAAATTCAACTACAAGCCGAATATATCTAGATATTACAAGGATTATTGAGTCAGCTATCAGAAGAGGGAACTTTGAATTTGTTTATCATATGGTCAAAGAAAATTCAGACATTTTCTGGATGTGTGATCGTGATGAAAGGACCATATTCAATTGGGCCGTCCTACATCGTCAACATAGGATCTTTAGCCTTATATACAgcttaaaacaaaagaatgttgAACTAAATTTGGTAGACAAGTCCAGAAATACCATATTGCATATGGCAGGGATGTTAACAGAAAATACTCCTATCGATCACATAAGAGGAGCAGCTTTGCAAATGCAAAGAGAAGTTCAATGGTTTCAG GAGGTGGAACGCATTTGCCGTCTCTCTCATAAGGAAATTTTAAATGAAGACAATTTGACTGCCAGACAATTGTTTACGAAAGAccacaaagaaatgagaaaagatgGAGAGCGATGGATGAAAGACACGGCAACTTCTTGTGCTGTGGTTGGTGCTCTCATCATTACCATTATGTTCGCGGCAGGATTTACCATTCCTGGCGGTAACAACCAAGATACAG gaaTCCTTACGTCACGTTATGCAGAAGAAGACTTTCTTAAATCTTTGCCCAGAAAGATGATTATAGGCCTTTTCgctctcttcttctctattgCAACCATGATGATAGCTTTTTCTGCTGCTCTTTTACTTATGCTACGTGGAAAATATTGGACCGTCGCTCCTATCATTGGTTTGGCTGGTGTTCCCATTATTCTATTTGTATTCATGCAATTTCGCCTTCTCGTTGACGTGTTTCATTCAACCTATGGACTGGGCatctttaatagaaaaatggAGCCTTGGCTTTAA